A stretch of Maniola hyperantus chromosome 15, iAphHyp1.2, whole genome shotgun sequence DNA encodes these proteins:
- the LOC117989063 gene encoding uncharacterized protein codes for MGGTKTLIFLQLVYITTCMEQLDIIYEWKQLDFQFLTPEARQQAIDSKSFVPENNIPMGLEIYGDKLFVTVPRWRSGVPASLTYVNLKDNSTKSPKLIPYPSWAAHQIGSDGKPEIVSPFRIRADKCDRLWVLDNGKIGNLENNKTIFPPSLIIYDLKTDTLIRKYVFPKDQVKEDSGFANIAVEDSDCDKTFAYAADLGKPGIVVYSWEKNESWRITHHYFHPDPLACDFSVKGRNFSWTDAIFGIGLSAPNADNFSTLYFHPMASYNEFAVSTEYLRNQSVADANFDAFKLLGSRGPNAQSSASFVDPKTGVLFYSLVNLNAVACWRTTNKEYLMKNQGRIYMDDVKMIYPTDIKVDYNESLWVLSNRMPIWMYDKLDPNDFNFRVFSAPVLNAISHTACDVTPRSDILDKFAEPPVSLKQQCVKCFQGTNCLKTVVILLCLMLVVQQISSCIDKLIDKPVTTYTHFDYNKTIRYPSVTFCREPPYKEKQLQKYNLHAHPRYSSQWREFNFSRIPLDELWEQISYNQEDYFVSYGLDRLPENVEITPVMGFVGGRCYTISPKALDMKAKATRQYGYSVTLQHYASDLEAPTGKWLPGYHVYIHYGREPYTEVEVYNGGLVDYLYVNTGEMVSVKLTVDEYVMISSEDGPCTNAANYSANSCTTQYVTDLVTKLVGCSGPWMKSKLPYCNNFSDMRSLMSNYTNLIQNHECRSCPRFCRSLLYNAFVTDRQRNYTWDDQDIHRPVAAADASLETTIYLHFNNMMVSVYEEKHNYDWNLFVSDLGGSVGFLLGLSVVGLFNIIGYIGVYFIRPFICSKSKTVTVTNSNSNSDSVATITPSEYFTRYDQRK; via the exons ATGGGGGGCACGAAAACCCTCATATTCCTCCAGCTGGTCTACATCACCACCTGCATGGAACAGCTGGACATCATCTACGAGTGGAAACAGCTGGACTTCCAGTTCCTGACTCCCGAGGCTCGGCAGCAGGCCATCGACAGCAAGAGCTTTGTACCAGAGAACAACATACCCATGGGCTTGGAGATTTATGGGGATAAGCTGTTTGTTACTGTGCCTAGATGGAGGAGTGGTGTGCCAGCTAGCTTGACTTATGTTAACTTGAAAG ATAACTCAACAAAGTCACCAAAGCTGATCCCCTACCCAAGCTGGGCAGCGCATCAGATAGGATCAGATGGGAAACCAGAAATTGTCTCACCCTTCAGAATCAGAGCCGACAAGTGCGACCGCCTTTGGGTATTGGACAACGGGAAAATTGGGAATCTGGAGAACAACAAAACTATATTCCCTCCATCCCTTATAATTTACGATTTGAAGACAGATACGCTCATCAGAAAATACGTTTTCCCAAAAGACCAAGTAAAGGAAGACTCTGGTTTTGCAAACATTGCTGTTGAAGATTCAGATTGTGACAAAACTTTTGCTTATGCCGCTGATTTGGGGAAACCAGGCATCGTGGTTTATTCATGGGAAAAGAACGAATCCTGGAGGATAACTCATCACTACTTCCACCCAGATCCTTTAGCGTGCGATTTTAGTGTAAAAGGCCGTAATTTCAGCTGGACGGATGCCATTTTTGGAATAGGATTGTCTGCTCCAAATGCTGATAACTTCAGCACTTTGTACTTCCATCCGATGGCCAGTTATAATGAGTTCGCAGTATCTACTGAATACTTGAGGAACCAATCAGTAGCTGATGCAAATTTTGATGCCTTCAAACTACTCGGAAGCAGAGGACCGAACGCTCAATCAAGCGCTTCGTTTGTCGACCCAAAAACCGGAGTCCTGTTCTACTCTCTTGTAAATCTAAATGCTGTCGCTTGTTGGAGGACAACCAACAAGGAATACCTGATGAAGAACCAAGGAAGAATTTATATGGATGACGTGAAGATGATTTACCCCACTGATATTAAAGTAGATTACAACGAAAGTCTATGGGTTCTGTCGAATAGAATGCCGATTTGGATGTACGATAAATTGGACCCCAACGACTTTAACTTCAGGGTCTTCTCTGCTCCAGTTTTGAATGCGATCAGTCACACAGCTTGTGACGTCACACCGAGATCAGATATTTTAGATAAGttc GCAGAGCCGCCTGTGAGCTTAAAACAACAGTGCGTGAAATGCTTCCAAGGGACCAACTGCCTCAAGACTGTCGTCATCTTGCTGTGTCTTATGCTGGTCGTTCAACAG ATCTCATCATGCATCGATAAGCTGATCGACAAGCCAGTCACGACGTACACGCACTTCGACTACAATAAGACGATCAGGTACCCCAGCGTCACATTCTGCCGGGAGCCACCCTACAAGGAGAAACAACtacag AAATACAACTTACACGCACATCCTCGCTACTCGTCGCAGTGGAGAGAGTTCAACTTCTCCAGGATCCCGCTGGACGAGCTGTGGGAACAGATCTCGTACAACCAAGAGGACTACTTTGTATCATACGGCCTCGATAGACTGCCTGAGA ATGTGGAAATAACCCCAGTGATGGGCTTCGTGGGCGGGCGCTGTTACACCATATCGCCCAAAGCGCTGGACATGAAGGCGAAGGCCACCAGACAGTACGGCTACTCCGTCACTCTGCAGCACTACGCCTCTGACCTGGAGGCGCCCACTGGTAAATGGCTCCCAGGATACCATGTTTACATCCATTATGGAAGGGAACCTTACACAG AAGTTGAAGTGTACAACGGAGGTCTAGTGGATTACCTTTACGTCAACACAGGGGAAATGGTGAGCGTCAAGCTGACGGTGGATGAGTATGTGATGATCAGCAGTGAAGACGGTCCGTGTACTAACGCGGCTAACTATAGCGCTAACTCC TGCACAACACAATACGTAACGGATCTTGTGACGAAGCTGGTCGGCTGTTCCGGACCCTGGATGAAGAGCAAGTTGCCGTACTGCAATAACTTCTCCGACATGAGATCTCTGATGTCCAACTACACAAA TTTGATCCAGAACCACGAGTGCCGCAGTTGTCCTCGGTTCTGCCGCTCGCTGCTGTACAACGCGTTtgtgacggacagacagcggaacTACACCTGGGACGACCAGGACATACACAGGCCCGTCGCGGCGGCGGACGCTAGTTTGGAGACCACT ATATACCTTCACTTCAACAACATGATGGTGTCGGTGTACGAGGAGAAACACAACTATGACTGGAATCTATTCGTGTCGGACCTTGGAGGAAGTGTC GGTTTCCTCTTAGGTCTCTCGGTGGTCGGACTGTTCAATATCATCGGATACATCGGGGTTTACTTCATCAGGCCCTTCATTTGCAGTAAGAGTAAGACGGTTACTGTCACCAACAGTAACAGTAACTCTGATAGCGTGGCTACAATTACTCCGAGCGAATATTTTACTAGATATGACCAGAGGAAGTAA